In Myxococcales bacterium, a single genomic region encodes these proteins:
- a CDS encoding NUDIX hydrolase, with protein sequence MRRVDLSVEDGPAFAYDVVERRAMDAAVIAAHYQASGKPWVVLVSCVRPPFALRGEAATFLELPAGLIEPGEEPAEAALRELFEETGLVVSQVSALGPPVLPAPAMIAERQHMFHVSVTAEAVASTRPRGDGSDLERRAVLAPVPLEDALRMAKLGLLADSKSELALRRLAEALA encoded by the coding sequence ATGAGGCGCGTCGACCTATCCGTCGAGGACGGGCCGGCGTTCGCGTACGACGTCGTCGAGCGGCGCGCGATGGACGCCGCGGTGATCGCGGCCCACTACCAGGCCTCTGGGAAGCCGTGGGTCGTGCTCGTCTCGTGCGTGCGTCCGCCTTTCGCGCTTCGCGGCGAGGCGGCGACCTTCTTGGAGCTGCCGGCGGGCCTCATCGAGCCGGGCGAAGAACCGGCAGAGGCGGCCCTCCGCGAGCTCTTCGAAGAGACGGGACTCGTGGTGTCCCAGGTCTCGGCGCTCGGCCCGCCGGTGTTGCCGGCGCCAGCGATGATCGCGGAGCGGCAGCACATGTTTCACGTGTCGGTCACGGCGGAAGCGGTGGCGTCGACCCGCCCCCGCGGCGACGGCTCCGACCTCGAGCGACGAGCGGTGCTTGCGCCAGTCCCTTTGGAGGACGCACTCCGGATGGCCAAGCTCGGACTTCTCGCCGATTCGAAGAGTGAGCTCGCGCTGCGGCGCCTTGCGGAGGCCCTCGCATGA
- a CDS encoding serine/threonine protein kinase, whose product MMFPTDNGRPKLRGFEVLERLGAGGVGSVYLARSRGGRLVAVKMLGDPRAELDAAQKASLAHEASLAARLSHPAIVQVRAFVQDAGYAALVFEYVDGIPLSRLLRLAAKARARLPDRAAFAIVERVLAALSHAHAYTDDSGAAVPIVHRDVSPSNVLLDWEGNVKLTDFGMAKLVGTSTGTQLGLVHGTLGCMAPEQARGESVTERADVYAAGLLSWWLATGRAPFARFSDDEVELLRAMKNPRLAPIDVVRPDLPRGIQGAIRRALAVDPKERTLSAAEFRAVVQDNVDCARGEAELRALLTSSREALEALGPDERSSDGSHAGRLGPTRRYEDGAQAVADDSDDTAQPDAVRALPPLGVELPVDAPLRNALELQGKRASLPSLDELTVLSQLTSAPPRFEDVIVSERQSAPPAPPVDAKARLSARPSSAPSPAKVRLLILLVAAVGVVVGAGVAWLAVR is encoded by the coding sequence ATGATGTTCCCGACGGACAACGGCCGCCCCAAGCTGCGGGGCTTCGAGGTGCTCGAGCGCCTCGGCGCGGGCGGTGTTGGCAGCGTCTACCTCGCGCGAAGTCGCGGTGGCCGCCTCGTCGCCGTGAAGATGTTGGGCGACCCGCGCGCCGAGCTCGACGCGGCGCAGAAGGCGAGCCTCGCGCACGAGGCATCGCTCGCGGCGCGGCTATCGCACCCGGCCATCGTTCAGGTCCGCGCTTTCGTCCAGGACGCGGGCTACGCCGCGCTCGTCTTCGAATACGTCGACGGGATCCCGTTGTCGCGGCTCCTCCGTCTCGCCGCGAAAGCGCGAGCTCGCTTGCCAGACCGGGCGGCCTTCGCGATCGTGGAGCGCGTTCTCGCGGCTTTGTCTCACGCCCACGCGTACACCGACGACAGCGGCGCGGCGGTGCCCATCGTTCATCGCGATGTGAGCCCGAGCAACGTGCTCTTGGACTGGGAGGGAAACGTCAAGCTGACGGACTTCGGGATGGCGAAGCTGGTGGGCACGTCGACGGGCACGCAGCTAGGCCTCGTACACGGCACCCTCGGGTGCATGGCGCCCGAGCAGGCGCGTGGCGAGTCAGTGACGGAGCGCGCCGACGTCTACGCCGCGGGGCTCCTCTCCTGGTGGCTCGCCACCGGACGAGCGCCCTTCGCGCGCTTCAGCGACGACGAAGTCGAGCTGCTTCGAGCCATGAAAAATCCCCGGCTCGCCCCGATCGACGTGGTGCGTCCCGACCTTCCGCGGGGCATCCAGGGGGCCATTCGGCGTGCGCTCGCCGTCGACCCCAAGGAGCGAACGCTCTCGGCCGCGGAATTTCGGGCCGTGGTGCAAGACAACGTGGACTGCGCGCGGGGGGAGGCGGAGCTGCGGGCCCTCCTCACGAGCTCCCGAGAGGCCCTCGAGGCGCTCGGGCCCGACGAGCGGTCCTCCGACGGCTCACATGCGGGTCGGTTGGGCCCCACGCGCCGATACGAAGATGGAGCGCAGGCGGTCGCTGACGACAGCGATGACACGGCGCAGCCCGACGCCGTCCGTGCGCTGCCGCCGCTCGGCGTCGAACTGCCCGTCGACGCGCCCTTGCGGAACGCCCTGGAGCTTCAGGGGAAACGAGCCTCGCTGCCTTCCCTCGACGAGCTCACCGTGCTCTCGCAGCTGACGTCGGCGCCGCCTCGCTTCGAGGACGTCATCGTGAGCGAGCGGCAATCGGCTCCGCCAGCGCCGCCCGTCGACGCGAAGGCGCGCCTGAGCGCCCGACCCTCGAGCGCGCCGTCACCGGCCAAGGTGCGGCTCCTCATCCTCCTGGTGGCGGCCGTCGGAGTTGTCGTTGGCGCGGGGGTGGCCTGGCTCGCCGTTCGCTGA
- a CDS encoding NAD(+)/NADH kinase: protein MKPHVLVLVKRTSFQTFVLDAKDDRTLRLMRQKNPAVARLRSSHESHLATLTEVGEALDKLGTSMTVLPATPPKSAGPKADDKLFREATLVVTVGGDGTLLAASHRLGPNTPLLGINSAPESSVGFFCAGRRGSAHRTLRAALEDKLLRVRLSRMEVELAGAIVHRRVLNDALFCHASPAATSRYILSLNGSKKGRPAKAQADEQRSSGLWIGPAAGSTAAQRSAGGRILPLRSRALQFVVREPYMRHGRRARLVRGLIREGAELDIVCKMRDARLFLDGDQNVVFVGLGDVVRFRRSSEHLTVLGLRR from the coding sequence ATGAAGCCGCACGTCCTCGTGCTCGTGAAGCGCACGAGCTTCCAGACCTTCGTCCTCGACGCGAAAGACGACCGGACGCTTCGCCTGATGCGTCAAAAGAACCCCGCCGTGGCGAGGCTTCGGTCGTCGCACGAGTCCCACCTCGCGACGCTGACCGAGGTGGGCGAGGCGCTCGACAAACTCGGCACGAGCATGACGGTCTTGCCGGCCACCCCGCCCAAGAGCGCCGGACCGAAGGCCGACGACAAGCTCTTCCGCGAGGCGACGCTCGTGGTCACCGTCGGCGGCGATGGAACGCTCCTCGCGGCGTCCCACCGCCTGGGCCCGAATACGCCCCTCTTGGGAATCAACAGCGCGCCCGAGAGTTCGGTGGGCTTCTTTTGCGCCGGCCGACGCGGCTCGGCGCATCGAACGCTGCGAGCGGCGCTGGAGGACAAACTCTTGCGGGTCCGCCTTTCGCGCATGGAGGTGGAGCTCGCGGGAGCGATCGTCCATCGGCGCGTCCTCAACGACGCCCTCTTCTGCCACGCCTCGCCGGCAGCGACGTCGCGGTACATCCTGTCGTTGAATGGCTCGAAAAAGGGGCGCCCCGCAAAGGCGCAGGCCGACGAGCAACGCTCCAGCGGCTTGTGGATTGGCCCCGCCGCCGGCTCCACCGCGGCCCAACGCAGCGCCGGCGGACGAATCTTGCCGCTCCGATCGCGGGCGCTCCAGTTCGTGGTGCGCGAGCCCTACATGCGGCACGGGCGCCGAGCGCGGCTCGTTCGGGGGCTGATCCGTGAGGGCGCGGAGCTCGACATCGTTTGCAAGATGCGCGACGCAAGACTCTTTCTCGATGGTGATCAAAACGTCGTCTTCGTGGGCCTCGGCGACGTGGTCCGCTTTCGACGCTCGAGCGAGCACCTGACGGTCTTGGGCCTCCGGCGCTAG